The Nesterenkonia xinjiangensis genome contains a region encoding:
- the pgsA gene encoding phosphatidylinositol phosphate synthase, with protein MLNRHARNLFASLFTPLARLLIRMGVTPNAVTIIGTLGVSLGALVLYPLGELFWGTVFITLFIFSDLVDGLMARLSDRTSPLGGFLDSTLDRVQDGAVFLGLLIWFFTGGDQPWIGVAAAACLLLGGLVSYVRAKAEALGYIADVGIAERPERMVVTLVFTGFTGLGLHPGVLLGVLTLLAVASAVTVVQRMVSVRAQADRQSH; from the coding sequence ATGCTGAACAGACACGCCCGCAACCTCTTCGCCTCCCTGTTCACCCCGCTCGCGCGGCTGCTGATCAGGATGGGAGTGACGCCGAACGCGGTCACCATCATCGGCACCCTCGGGGTGAGTCTGGGAGCCCTGGTGCTCTACCCGTTGGGGGAGCTTTTCTGGGGGACCGTGTTCATCACTCTGTTCATCTTCTCGGACCTCGTCGACGGTCTCATGGCCCGCCTGAGCGATCGCACCTCGCCGTTGGGCGGCTTCCTGGACTCCACCCTGGACCGTGTCCAGGACGGCGCCGTGTTCCTCGGGCTCCTGATCTGGTTCTTCACGGGAGGAGACCAGCCGTGGATCGGGGTGGCGGCGGCGGCCTGCCTGCTGCTCGGGGGTCTGGTCTCCTATGTCCGCGCCAAGGCCGAGGCTCTGGGCTACATCGCGGACGTGGGCATCGCCGAACGGCCCGAACGCATGGTGGTGACGTTGGTCTTCACCGGCTTCACCGGGCTCGGCCTGCACCCCGGTGTGCTGCTCGGAGTGCTCACCCTGCTGGCCGTCGCCTCGGCCGTGACGGTCGTCCAACGGATGGTCAGCGTCAGAGCTCAGGCGGACCGGCAGAGTCACTGA
- the ruvC gene encoding crossover junction endodeoxyribonuclease RuvC produces the protein MAASARVGGTAGDSRVAQRILGVDPGLTRCGFAIVEMNRDRTGESVHVEVTGTRSDQELAERILAIQRAAERLLDVHAPDVLAIERVFAQNNAPTVIGTAQASGVVIAAAAARGIPVAWHTPSEVKAAVTDDGAADKAAVARMVQRILRLPTLPKPVDATDAYAVAICHAWRSGIGTRQDMSAGTRTHQGARTALQKATESRTGGLTAAQQAWKDAERRAAGGRAGRVGRGDPRLGR, from the coding sequence ATGGCGGCATCGGCGCGCGTCGGCGGCACGGCAGGCGACTCACGGGTCGCCCAGCGGATCCTGGGAGTGGATCCGGGGCTGACCCGCTGCGGCTTCGCGATCGTGGAGATGAACCGAGACCGCACCGGCGAGTCAGTGCATGTGGAGGTCACCGGGACCCGCTCGGATCAGGAGCTGGCCGAGCGGATCCTCGCGATCCAGCGCGCGGCTGAGCGGCTGCTCGACGTCCATGCCCCTGATGTGCTCGCCATCGAGCGCGTCTTCGCGCAGAACAACGCGCCCACGGTGATCGGCACCGCCCAGGCCTCGGGAGTGGTCATCGCGGCGGCCGCCGCCCGGGGGATCCCGGTCGCGTGGCACACGCCGTCGGAGGTCAAGGCGGCGGTGACCGACGACGGAGCCGCAGACAAGGCGGCCGTCGCCCGGATGGTCCAGCGGATCCTGCGGCTGCCCACGCTGCCGAAGCCGGTGGACGCCACTGATGCCTACGCCGTCGCGATCTGCCACGCCTGGCGCTCCGGGATCGGGACGCGGCAGGACATGTCCGCCGGCACCCGGACCCATCAGGGCGCCCGAACAGCTCTGCAGAAGGCGACTGAGAGCAGAACCGGCGGCCTCACCGCCGCCCAGCAGGCTTGGAAAGATGCTGAGCGGCGAGCGGCAGGCGGCCGCGCCGGGCGCGTCGGGCGCGGGGATCCCCGCCTCGGACGGTAG
- the thrS gene encoding threonine--tRNA ligase has translation MSEKITITIDGEATAITPGTTGTTLFAEQPTIVVMRVDGQLWDLSRELPAGAVVEPVQITEEAGLEVLRHSTAHVMAQAVQQLFPDAKLGIGPYITDGFYFDFDVDEPFTPEDLKKIEKAMQRIVKQGQRFEREVVTEEQARAAMAQEPYKLELLDSQNGASATEGASVEIGGGEITLYHNVDRHGERVWADLCRGPHLPSTKPIANAYSVMRAAGAYWRGKEANPQLQRLYGTAWPTKDDLKAYKDRLAEAERRDHRRLGRELDLFSFPEEIGSGLSVWHPKGGLVRGLMEQHARARHLESGYQYVYTPHISKADLFATSGHLANYQDDMWPAIHMDEERDDEGNITKQGQDYFLKPMNCPMHILIYKERGRSYRELPLRLAENGTVYRNERSGALHGLTRVRGFTQDDAHLFVRQDQLEDEVTKVVEFVVSLLRDFGLETFELELSMRDDEKAKWVGSDEFWESSTQALRNVAVSSGLKLTEIAGEAAFYGPKIDLKVTDAIGRKWQLSTVQVDPNLPERFELEYAAEDGTRQRPIMIHRALFGSIERFFAILLEHYAGAFPAWLAPVQVRGIPVAEPFNDYLAEVIDRLKAAGVRAELEDGSDRFPKKIRTASKDKIPFVLIAGGEDAEAGAVSFRFRDGSQDNQVPVDEAVSRILKAIEDREA, from the coding sequence GTGTCCGAGAAGATCACCATCACGATCGACGGCGAGGCCACCGCCATCACGCCGGGCACCACTGGGACCACTCTCTTCGCGGAGCAGCCGACCATCGTGGTCATGCGCGTCGACGGCCAGCTCTGGGACCTATCCCGTGAGCTCCCCGCAGGTGCCGTCGTCGAGCCGGTCCAGATCACCGAGGAGGCGGGCCTCGAGGTGCTGCGTCACTCCACCGCGCATGTCATGGCCCAGGCGGTCCAGCAGCTCTTCCCCGATGCCAAGCTGGGCATCGGTCCCTACATCACCGACGGCTTCTACTTCGACTTCGACGTCGACGAGCCCTTCACCCCGGAGGACCTGAAGAAGATCGAGAAGGCGATGCAGAGGATCGTCAAGCAGGGCCAGCGCTTCGAGCGTGAGGTCGTCACGGAGGAGCAGGCGCGCGCGGCGATGGCCCAGGAGCCGTACAAGCTGGAGCTGCTCGACTCGCAGAACGGCGCCTCCGCCACCGAGGGCGCTTCGGTGGAGATCGGCGGGGGTGAGATCACCCTTTACCACAACGTGGACCGCCACGGAGAGCGGGTCTGGGCGGACCTCTGCCGCGGCCCGCATCTGCCGTCCACCAAGCCGATCGCCAACGCCTACTCGGTGATGCGGGCAGCGGGCGCCTACTGGCGCGGCAAGGAGGCCAATCCGCAGCTCCAGCGCCTCTACGGCACCGCGTGGCCCACCAAGGATGATCTGAAGGCCTACAAAGACCGTCTCGCTGAGGCGGAGCGCCGCGACCACCGTCGTCTCGGTCGGGAGCTGGACCTCTTCAGCTTCCCGGAGGAGATCGGCTCGGGCCTCTCTGTCTGGCACCCCAAGGGCGGCCTGGTCCGCGGCCTGATGGAGCAGCACGCACGGGCACGGCACCTGGAGTCCGGCTACCAGTACGTGTACACCCCGCACATCTCCAAGGCGGACCTGTTCGCGACCTCCGGTCACCTGGCCAACTACCAGGACGACATGTGGCCCGCCATCCACATGGACGAGGAGCGCGACGACGAGGGCAACATCACCAAGCAGGGCCAGGACTACTTCCTGAAGCCCATGAACTGCCCGATGCACATCCTCATCTACAAGGAGCGCGGGCGCAGTTACCGGGAGCTGCCGCTGCGCCTGGCGGAGAACGGCACCGTCTACCGCAACGAGCGCTCCGGCGCCCTGCACGGACTCACCCGGGTGCGGGGGTTCACCCAGGACGACGCCCATCTGTTCGTGCGCCAGGACCAGCTCGAGGACGAGGTCACCAAGGTGGTCGAGTTCGTGGTCTCGCTGCTGAGGGACTTCGGGCTGGAGACGTTCGAGCTCGAACTGTCCATGCGTGATGACGAGAAGGCCAAGTGGGTCGGCTCGGACGAGTTCTGGGAGTCCTCCACCCAGGCGCTGCGCAACGTCGCCGTCAGCTCCGGGCTGAAGCTCACCGAGATCGCCGGAGAGGCGGCGTTCTACGGCCCGAAGATCGACTTGAAGGTCACGGACGCCATCGGACGCAAGTGGCAGCTCTCCACGGTGCAGGTGGACCCGAACCTGCCTGAACGCTTCGAGCTCGAGTACGCCGCCGAAGACGGCACCAGGCAGCGTCCCATCATGATCCATCGGGCGCTCTTCGGCTCCATCGAACGGTTCTTCGCCATTCTGCTGGAGCACTATGCCGGGGCGTTTCCGGCATGGCTGGCCCCGGTGCAGGTGCGCGGGATTCCGGTGGCGGAGCCCTTCAACGACTACCTCGCCGAGGTCATCGATCGGCTGAAGGCCGCCGGGGTGCGCGCCGAGCTCGAGGACGGCAGCGACCGGTTCCCGAAGAAGATCCGCACCGCCTCCAAGGACAAGATCCCCTTCGTGCTCATCGCCGGTGGCGAGGATGCCGAGGCCGGAGCGGTGTCCTTCCGCTTCCGCGATGGCAGCCAGGACAACCAGGTCCCCGTCGACGAGGCCGTGTCCCGCATCCTGAAGGCCATCGAAGACCGAGAGGCCTGA
- a CDS encoding YebC/PmpR family DNA-binding transcriptional regulator translates to MAGHSKWANTKHRKAAVDAKRAKINARYIKQIEVAARNGGPDPAGNPALDLAVSKAKKNSVPNDNIDRAIKRGAGLTGDAVEYEEIMYEVRGPQGSALLVECLTDNRNRAASEVRVAVTRSGGTVADPGSVAYMFQRKGVVTVPKEGLTEDDVLAAVLEAGVEELLEHEDTFEVQSEPQDLQEVVTALEGAGITCDSDEVEFVSEVKVDLDLAAAKKFLKLHDALEDLDDVQNIHTNADLSADTMAALDAES, encoded by the coding sequence ATGGCCGGCCACTCCAAATGGGCCAACACCAAGCACCGCAAGGCTGCTGTGGACGCCAAGCGCGCCAAGATCAACGCTCGCTACATCAAGCAGATCGAGGTCGCCGCGCGCAACGGCGGCCCTGACCCTGCCGGCAACCCGGCGTTGGATCTGGCGGTCTCCAAGGCCAAGAAGAACTCGGTCCCCAATGACAACATCGACCGTGCCATCAAGCGTGGGGCCGGCCTGACCGGCGACGCCGTCGAGTATGAGGAGATCATGTACGAGGTGCGTGGGCCGCAGGGTTCTGCGCTGCTCGTCGAGTGCCTCACCGACAACCGCAACCGCGCGGCTTCCGAGGTGCGGGTGGCTGTGACCCGCTCCGGCGGCACCGTGGCGGACCCGGGTTCCGTGGCCTACATGTTCCAGCGCAAGGGCGTCGTCACCGTTCCCAAGGAGGGCCTCACCGAGGATGACGTGCTCGCCGCGGTCCTCGAGGCCGGCGTCGAGGAGCTCCTGGAGCACGAGGACACCTTCGAGGTGCAGTCCGAGCCGCAGGATCTCCAAGAGGTCGTCACGGCGCTCGAGGGGGCCGGGATCACCTGCGACTCCGATGAGGTGGAGTTCGTCTCCGAGGTCAAGGTCGATCTGGACCTCGCGGCGGCCAAGAAATTCCTCAAGCTCCACGACGCGCTCGAGGACCTCGACGACGTGCAGAACATCCACACCAACGCCGACCTCAGCGCGGACACCATGGCCGCGCTCGACGCCGAGAGCTGA
- a CDS encoding M3 family metallopeptidase, with product MSHTASPGSPPTERTADAAPQASSSGDPFGEGFLLEHQHPDLRRVSSTDWLPALRAGMADARRDLDQVADDDAPADAENTLRAIGRAGRRLTRVHRAFSCRFSADGTDELQQVQAEIAPELAAHRDWFQLHAGLHRRLQELAERAASGETALSEEQSRMLGQLLAEAQAAGAGLDADARSELRALNRGLAEEESAYQRLQRREAEESAVLVTDPAALAGLEGAPRSSAAEAARDAGHAESHLLRLSMPVQQPLLAFLEDRDTRRRLHEASVSRGTLPGEDGRTTRQIGARIAVLRARRARLLGHAHHLDAVLPLRTAPDRRGIEEMLRPLAEGGLRRLAAELAAVESHLHAAGEVDGALQPWDISYGLAVVARARAARTEPVGDRDDGSLPLETALSRVFEAARRVYGLQVLEREDLPPFVEGARSFEVRESDGAVLGLFLLDLHSRPTKAGGAWMNSFSVASTLTGARPVVINCLNLARPAAGDLPRVTRAEQRTLFHEFGHALHGLLAEAEFEELSGTAVPRDNVEFPSQVNEVFAELWRHSPGDARHHEEGGVPGRDDREDIRLWGRGMKTVEHVAAVVLDLAWHTMSVEQAEEAAEDPEGFERRALAAWGLDHPLVPPRYGTGFFKHIFAGSGYAAGYYSYLWAEVLAADAADWFRELMGDETALARAGQHFRREVLSRGNTRAPEESFRRAVGHAPSITPMLRSLGMDVPA from the coding sequence TTGAGTCACACCGCCTCCCCCGGCTCACCCCCCACCGAACGAACCGCGGACGCGGCGCCCCAGGCGTCCTCCTCCGGGGATCCCTTCGGGGAGGGGTTCCTCCTGGAACACCAGCACCCGGACCTGCGCCGGGTCTCTTCGACCGACTGGCTGCCGGCGCTGCGGGCCGGAATGGCCGATGCACGTCGGGACCTGGACCAGGTGGCCGACGACGACGCCCCCGCTGACGCGGAGAACACGCTGCGAGCCATCGGCCGCGCCGGTCGCCGGCTCACGCGCGTCCACCGGGCCTTCTCCTGTCGGTTCTCCGCAGACGGCACCGATGAGCTCCAGCAGGTTCAGGCCGAGATCGCCCCCGAGCTGGCCGCGCACCGTGACTGGTTCCAGCTCCATGCCGGTCTGCATCGTCGTCTGCAGGAGCTCGCCGAACGTGCCGCCTCAGGAGAGACCGCCCTGAGTGAGGAGCAGTCACGGATGCTCGGACAGCTGCTGGCGGAGGCCCAGGCGGCCGGAGCGGGTCTCGACGCAGACGCCCGGTCCGAGCTGCGTGCGCTCAACCGAGGCCTCGCCGAGGAGGAGTCCGCCTATCAGCGTCTCCAACGACGAGAAGCTGAGGAGAGCGCCGTGCTCGTGACCGATCCTGCCGCTCTCGCCGGGCTCGAAGGCGCCCCGCGGTCCTCGGCCGCTGAGGCCGCCCGCGACGCCGGCCACGCGGAGAGTCACCTGCTCCGGCTGTCCATGCCGGTCCAGCAGCCGTTGCTGGCCTTCTTGGAGGATCGCGACACCCGCCGCCGCCTCCACGAGGCCTCCGTCTCGCGCGGCACGCTGCCTGGCGAGGACGGGCGCACCACCCGACAGATCGGGGCCCGGATCGCCGTGCTCCGAGCACGGCGGGCCCGACTGCTGGGGCACGCTCACCACCTGGACGCGGTGCTGCCGCTGCGCACCGCCCCGGACAGGAGAGGCATCGAGGAGATGCTGCGTCCGCTGGCCGAGGGCGGACTCCGACGGCTGGCCGCCGAACTGGCCGCCGTCGAATCGCACCTGCACGCTGCAGGAGAGGTCGACGGCGCACTGCAACCCTGGGACATCAGTTACGGGCTGGCCGTCGTCGCACGGGCACGTGCGGCCCGGACCGAGCCGGTCGGTGACCGCGATGACGGCTCCCTGCCGCTGGAGACCGCCCTGAGCCGGGTCTTCGAGGCGGCGCGTCGTGTCTATGGACTGCAGGTCCTCGAACGCGAGGACCTCCCGCCTTTCGTCGAGGGAGCACGGTCCTTCGAGGTGCGTGAGTCGGACGGTGCCGTGCTGGGCCTGTTCCTGCTGGACCTGCACAGCCGCCCCACCAAGGCCGGCGGTGCCTGGATGAACTCGTTCTCTGTGGCCTCCACGCTGACCGGGGCACGCCCGGTCGTCATCAACTGTCTGAATCTGGCGCGGCCCGCTGCCGGTGACCTCCCCCGCGTCACCAGGGCTGAGCAGCGCACCCTGTTCCATGAGTTCGGGCATGCCCTGCACGGGCTGCTGGCCGAGGCAGAGTTCGAGGAGCTCTCCGGCACCGCCGTGCCGAGGGACAACGTCGAGTTCCCCTCCCAGGTCAACGAGGTCTTCGCCGAACTGTGGCGCCACTCCCCCGGCGACGCCCGGCACCACGAAGAGGGCGGCGTCCCCGGACGGGACGATCGTGAGGACATCCGGCTGTGGGGACGCGGGATGAAGACCGTCGAGCACGTGGCCGCCGTCGTGCTCGACCTGGCCTGGCACACCATGAGCGTGGAACAGGCGGAGGAGGCCGCGGAGGATCCGGAGGGGTTCGAGCGTCGGGCCCTGGCCGCCTGGGGCCTTGACCATCCCCTCGTGCCGCCGCGCTACGGCACCGGGTTCTTCAAGCACATCTTCGCCGGCTCCGGATACGCCGCCGGCTACTACTCGTACCTCTGGGCGGAGGTTCTCGCGGCCGACGCCGCCGACTGGTTCCGCGAGCTGATGGGTGACGAGACGGCCCTCGCACGGGCCGGGCAGCACTTCCGCCGTGAGGTGCTCAGCAGGGGCAACACCCGTGCGCCCGAGGAGTCTTTTCGCCGAGCGGTCGGGCACGCTCCCTCGATCACCCCGATGCTGCGCAGCCTGGGTATGGACGTGCCCGCCTGA
- a CDS encoding HIT family protein has product MDQERDVAGGADAETDDFPLAGVPDAFQRLWNPHRIAYMRRGQDQVSGAEDCPFCVGPRRSDDESLIVHRGHHCYVLLNLYPYNPGHLLVCPYRHVPDLTDLTLAESQEFIRLSQVAMVALRTVAAPGGFNLGLNQGKDGGAGISAHLHQHVVPRWGGDGNFLPIIAQTKNMAQTLGETHRMLHDVWDDAAHSFAEQQARSERDPRARVEEGEA; this is encoded by the coding sequence ATGGACCAGGAGCGGGACGTCGCCGGCGGTGCTGACGCAGAGACGGATGACTTTCCTCTCGCCGGCGTGCCCGATGCGTTTCAGCGGCTCTGGAACCCCCACCGCATCGCCTACATGCGGCGCGGCCAGGACCAGGTCTCAGGGGCTGAGGACTGCCCGTTCTGCGTCGGGCCGAGGCGCTCCGACGATGAGTCCCTCATCGTCCACCGGGGCCACCACTGCTACGTGCTGCTCAACCTCTACCCGTACAACCCCGGGCATCTGCTGGTGTGCCCCTACCGGCATGTCCCCGACCTCACGGATCTCACCCTCGCGGAGTCCCAGGAGTTCATCCGGCTCTCCCAGGTGGCGATGGTGGCCCTGCGCACCGTCGCGGCCCCCGGAGGGTTCAACCTGGGGCTGAATCAGGGCAAGGACGGCGGCGCCGGCATCTCGGCCCACCTGCACCAGCATGTGGTGCCGCGCTGGGGCGGGGACGGGAACTTCCTGCCGATCATCGCCCAGACCAAGAACATGGCACAGACCCTGGGGGAGACCCACCGCATGCTTCACGACGTCTGGGACGACGCCGCCCACAGCTTCGCCGAGCAGCAGGCCCGCAGCGAGCGGGATCCCCGGGCCCGGGTCGAGGAGGGTGAGGCCTGA